The Deltaproteobacteria bacterium DNA window GGCTGCCCAACCTGCGCCCCGGAGCGGGTGGCCTTCAAGGCCCGTATCGTTCGCCTGTCCTGATAGGCTGTTTGTTTCAAGCGTTTTTTCCCGCCATCTCCACCATTCCGTCTCCTGCCTGCGGCGACTGAGTTCATCCTTGACCAAAGGGCCGGTTTCGTCTACGCGAACCCATCCCAAAATGGTTGAGCGGGCGCTCAACTTGATGCCGGCTCGAATTGTCGGCCGGTCCCAGACAACTCTCAACATTGGAGGCGGAGATGCGGTTTGTTCGGTGTACGATGTTGGCGGCCGTCATGGTCGGCCTGGCTTGGCAGGCATGTTGGGGAGCTGGTTTCGGGATCTACGAGTGGAGCGCTCGTGGTAACGCATTGGGCGGGGCCTTGGTCGGCCGGGCCGACGACCCTTCGGCCGTGGCCTACAATCCGGCAGGCATTACCCAACTGGAAGGCTTGCAAATGCAATTGGGCGCCACCTTTATCGGCCCCATGGTCGATGTCGATACCGGGGACAAGACCACGACCAGCGAGAAAAATTGGTGGATTCCGCCGCACTTCTTTGCCACCTACAAGGTGAACGACCGCTACAGCCTGGGGCTTGGGGTGTACAGTCGCTACGGTCTGGGCACTGAGTTCGACAGCAAATGGCCCGGCCGGTACAACGCCTACGAAGGGGTCATCAAGGCGGTTTCGGTTAACCCCAACCTGGCCATTTCCCTGACCGACTCCTTTTCTGTGGCCTTGGGCGTCGAGGCCATGTATTTCGACTTTCTCTACAAGAAAAAGATTCCCACCGGTCCCATTGTCGGTCAGGACGTGGGAGACATCAACGCCAAACTTCATGCCGACGATGTCGGTTTTGGGTTCAATCTGGGCCTCCACTATCAGCCCTGCCAATACGCCAAGGTGGGTCTGACCTATCGGAGCCAGGTCCAGCTTCGCATGGACGGTGACGCCGACTTCGATCGCCCGGCAGCCTTCG harbors:
- a CDS encoding transporter → MRFVRCTMLAAVMVGLAWQACWGAGFGIYEWSARGNALGGALVGRADDPSAVAYNPAGITQLEGLQMQLGATFIGPMVDVDTGDKTTTSEKNWWIPPHFFATYKVNDRYSLGLGVYSRYGLGTEFDSKWPGRYNAYEGVIKAVSVNPNLAISLTDSFSVALGVEAMYFDFLYKKKIPTGPIVGQDVGDINAKLHADDVGFGFNLGLHYQPCQYAKVGLTYRSQVQLRMDGDADFDRPAAFDANPQLQPLFKNGNVSGEVTLPDSWSAGVAIYPLENLSLELGAVYTRWSSYEDLTIKYDQTPVPGMTSTTTKKDWKDVWRFNAGLEYKALDWLDLRFGYIFDQSPIPDDTIDYLVPANDRHLFSFGPGFHFGNMDLDLSYTYLMIKERNIAGRPADGVLEGKSHNGYAHMLGVSVGYRF